Proteins encoded in a region of the Podospora pseudopauciseta strain CBS 411.78 chromosome 6, whole genome shotgun sequence genome:
- the PKC1_2 gene encoding Serine/threonine kinase (COG:T; EggNog:ENOG503NVXF), with translation MTDDDKIVDISKKIEREKALINAALVMRQQTLNDTVRQKLDSQVREGRRNLAFFESRLKELEMRRVNQSMDNMSLGGSTLASTRSSEYQHDDSGRPAPPPKDGSGYPSNYGGQAPYGPGDLMPPRGPFPAGAPNSSIPKSRPNFSKLDLIKYDTPHLGPRIQHMLSQLQFKLNVEEQYLKGIEKMVQLYQMEGDKKSRADAAAKRVESGQKIILLKQALKKFEELNIDMDADSQDDDSINMPNLRKPLSGQLSVRIVAVKEVDHAPLTRFSRSPETFITLKVEDAIVARTKASRNDRWESEYHSIFVDKANEVELTVYDKPGEHAVPIGLLWVRISDIVEEMRRKKIEAETTAQGWVSADRLGSHDARGGPPPAQFPMGAQAPQFQPPPTSPGRFHGSEDDPQFLAPRSDVAPVIPQSVEGWFALEPAGQIFLNLNFVKDTSGRGRPADAGLGRKGAVRQRKEEVHEMQGHKFVEKQFYNIMRCALCGEFLKYSTGMQCEDCKYTCHTKCYSQVVIKCISKSNADSDPDEQKLNHKIPHRFVPFSNLTANWCCHCGYMLPIGSKKNSRRCTECPLTAHTQCVHLVPDFCGMSMLQANQILHSIKMAAEQQRTKKEKAKSGSASLSEKTLRTGSKGTTSSVGSSSTYPPASYTPSTASADATEAAKHMYSQGSSQRVSGPDRTSISSSAASAAAAAAMSPKPQTPTQQAPIPDFGPGHYGSPGGYGRPGQQDDMYGGSPAQHQQQPYGQQPQQRKYNPADYANIGAYPVQQPVQPRPVQPQSPPQQVAPHHQQPMYQQQSQPVLHQQPPKQQPLPAQTEPAMIVPSASGVPVPTKKPLPSATDPGTGMRIGLDHFNFLAVLGKGNFGKVMLAETKRSRKLYAIKVLKKEFIIENDEVESIRSEKRVFLIANRERHPFLTNLHACFQTETRVYFVMEYISGGDLMLHIQRGQFGTKRAQ, from the exons atgaccgacgacgacaagatTGTAGACATCTCGAAGAAGATTGAGCGGGAAAAGGCCCTCATTAATGCGGCACTGGTTATGCGGCAGCAGACCCTCAATGATACCGTACGACAGAAACTCGACAGCCAGGTCCGCGAGGGCCGCCGGAACCTTGCTTTCTTCGAGAGCAGGCTGAAGGAACTGGAAATGCGCCGTGTGAACCAGTCCATGGATAACATGTCACTGGGCGGATCAACATTGGCCTCCACCAGAAGCAGCGAATATCAACACGACGACAGCGGACGacctgcacctcctcccaaggATGGGTCCGGTTATCCTTCAAACTATGGTGGCCAGGCACCCTACGGTCCTGGCGACCTGATGCCTCCTCGAGGCCCCTTCCCTGCTGGAGCGCCAAATTCATCGATCCCCAAGTCCCGCCCCAACTTTTCAAAGCTTG ATCTTATCAAGTATGACACTCCCCATCTCGGACCACGTATTCAGCACATGCTGTCGCAACTTCAGTTCAAGCTCAACGTGGAGGAGCAGTATCTCAAGGGTATCGAAAAGATGGTTCAGCTTTACCAGATGGAGGGCGACAAGAAGAGCAGAGCGGATGCTGCCGCTAAGCGCGTCGAGAGTGGACAAAAGATCATACTCTTGAAGCAAGCACTCAAGAAGTTTGAGGAGCTGAATATCGATATGGATGCAGATTCTCAGGATG ATGATAGTATCAACATGCCTAATCTACGCAAGCCTTTATCCGGTCAGCTCTCGGTTCGCATCGTCGCTGTTAAGGAAGTTGACCATGCGCCTCTGACCCGCTTCTCCCGCTCCCCCGAGACGTTTATCACACTCAAGGTGGAAGATGCCATCGTGGCGAGGACCAAGGCCTCCCGCAACGACAGATGGGAGTCGGAATACCACAGCATCTTCGTGGACAAGGCCAACGAAGTGGAGTTGACGGTATACGATAAGCCCGGTGAGCACGCTGTGCCCATTGGTCTTCTTTGGGTCAGAATCTCCGACATTGTGGAAGAGATGCGCCGGAAGAAGATCGAAGCCGAAACTACTGCCCAGGGATGGGTGTCTGCCGACCGACTTGGGTCCCATGATGCCCGCGGTGGCCCTCCTCCTGCACAGTTCCCTATGGGCGCACAGGCTCCCCAATTCCAACCACCCCCGACATCTCCAGGACGGTTCCACGGTTCTGAAGACGACCCGCAGTTCTTAGCCCCGAGATCTGATGTTGCCCCCGTCATTCCACAATCGGTTGAGGGCTGGTTTGCACTGGAACCGGCAGGCCAAATCTTCCTCAATCTCAACTTCGTCAAGGATACCAGCGGTCGCGGTAGACCCGCCGACGCTGGTCTTGGACGCAAGGGTGCCGTGCGTCAGCGCAAGGAGGAGGTTCACGAAATGCAGGGCCACAAGTTCGTCGAGAAACAGTTCTACAACATCATGCGCTGTGCCCTCTGCGGTGAATTCCTCAAGTACTCGACGGGCATGCAATGCGAGGATTGCAAGTACACTTGCCATACCAAGTGTTACTCACAGGTGGTCATCAAGTGCATCAGCAAGAGCAATGCTGATAGCGACCCCGACGAGCAGAAGCTCAACCATAAGATCCCCCATCGTTTTGTTCCTTTCTCAAATTTGACCGCCAACTGGTGCTGCCACTGTGGCTACATGCTTCCAATTGGTTCGAAGAAGAACTCTAGAAGATGTACAG AATGCCCGTTGACTGCTCACACTCAGTGTGTGCATCTTGTTCCCGATTTCTGTGGCATGTCCATGTTGCAGGCAAATCAGATCTTGCATAGTATCAAGATGGCGGCAGAGCAGCAGAGgaccaagaaggagaaggccaagagtGGCTCCGCATCATTGAGCGAAAAGACGCTGAGGACGGGCAGCAAAGGAACCACGAGTAGCGTTGGGTCCAGTTCGACTTATCCGCCCGCTTCGTACACCCCTTCAACCGCTTCAGCCGACGCTACGGAAGCTGCAAAGCATATGTACAGCCAGGGGTCCTCCCAACGTGTTTCTGGACCAGATCGGACGTCCATAAGCTCAAGCGCTGCCTCCGCCGCAGCTGCCGCTGCCATGTCCCCCAAGCCCCAAACTCCCACACAGCAAGCCCCGATACCTGATTTTGGGCCAGGACATTATGGTTCACCTGGTGGATATGGACGTCCTGGCCAGCAAGATGATATGTATGGTGGATCGCCAGCTCAgcatcagcaacagcctTATGGCCAGCAGCCTCAGCAGCGCAAGTACAACCCCGCCGACTACGCCAACATCGGGGCTTACCCCGTGCAACAACCAGTGCAGCCCCGCCCCGTTCAACCACAGTCGCCTCCCCAGCAGGTAGCCCCGCATCACCAGCAACCGATGTACCAGCAGCAGTCTCAGCCCGTCTTGCATCAACAGCCGCCCAAGCAGCAGCCGTTGCCGGCGCAAACTGAGCCTGCCATGATTGTGCCATCGGCGTCGGGCGTGCCGGTTCCGACCAAGAAGCCGCTGCCCTCGGCCACCGACCCGGGCACTGGCATGCGCATTGGTTTGGACCACTTCAACTTCCTCGCCGTGCTTGGTAAGGGTAACTTCGGCAAGGTCATGCTGGCCGAAACAAAGCGATCTCGCAAGCTGTatgccatcaaggtgctcaaGAAGGAGTTCATTATAGAGAATGACGAAGTCGAGAGCATCCGGTCAGAGAAGCGCGTCTTCTTGATCGCCAACCGGGAGCGCCATCCCTTCCTAACCAACCTTCACGCTTGCTTCCAGACCGAGACGAGAGTGTACTTTGTGATGGAGTACATCAGCGGTGGCGACTTGATGCTGCACATCCAGCGTGGGCAGTTTGGTACTAAGCGGGCACAGTAA